The following are encoded together in the Gordonia insulae genome:
- the pheS gene encoding phenylalanine--tRNA ligase subunit alpha → MRFPEPQELDAAAAAAVAAFEAAADLDALAHAKTAHLGDRSPIALARRALGGIPKDQRSAAGKLVNEVRGRVNAAFDLRTATLQAERDAAVLFAESVDVTLPSSRRRVGARHPITVIAEQVADVFVGMGWEIAEGPEVETEHYNFDALNFLPDHPARSMQDTFYIAPEGSRQVLRTHTSPVQVRSMLNRELPIYVACPGRTFRTDELDSTHTPVFHQIEGLAVDKGLTLANLRGTLEVFARALFGPETTTRMRPSYFPFTEPSAEVDVWFPGKKGGAGWVEWGGCGMVNPNVLRASGIDPDVYTGFAFGMGLERTLQFRNDISDMRDMVEGDIRFTVPFGPAV, encoded by the coding sequence ATGCGGTTCCCCGAACCGCAGGAACTCGATGCGGCGGCCGCGGCCGCCGTCGCGGCGTTCGAGGCGGCCGCCGACCTCGACGCACTCGCGCACGCCAAGACCGCCCACCTCGGTGACCGGTCGCCCATCGCGCTCGCGCGACGCGCACTCGGCGGAATCCCGAAGGATCAGCGCTCCGCGGCGGGCAAGCTGGTCAACGAGGTCCGCGGTCGGGTGAACGCGGCCTTCGATCTCCGGACCGCGACGCTGCAGGCCGAACGCGATGCGGCGGTGCTGTTCGCCGAGTCGGTCGACGTCACGCTGCCCAGCAGTCGTCGCCGTGTCGGCGCCCGCCACCCGATCACCGTCATCGCCGAACAGGTCGCCGACGTCTTCGTCGGCATGGGATGGGAGATCGCCGAAGGGCCCGAGGTCGAGACCGAGCACTACAACTTCGACGCGCTCAACTTCCTGCCCGACCATCCCGCACGCTCGATGCAGGACACCTTCTACATCGCTCCGGAAGGTTCGCGGCAGGTGTTGCGTACACACACCTCGCCGGTGCAGGTGCGCTCGATGCTCAACCGCGAACTGCCCATCTATGTCGCCTGTCCGGGCCGTACCTTCCGGACCGACGAACTCGACTCCACTCACACTCCGGTCTTCCACCAGATCGAGGGCCTGGCCGTCGACAAGGGGCTCACCCTCGCCAACCTGCGCGGCACGCTGGAGGTGTTCGCGCGGGCGTTGTTCGGGCCCGAGACCACCACCCGCATGCGGCCCAGCTACTTCCCGTTCACCGAGCCGTCGGCAGAGGTCGACGTGTGGTTCCCCGGCAAGAAGGGTGGTGCCGGATGGGTCGAGTGGGGTGGCTGCGGCATGGTCAATCCGAATGTGTTGCGCGCCAGCGGAATCGATCCCGATGTGTACACCGGCTTCGCCTTCGGGATGGGATTGGAACGAACCCTGCAGTTCCGCAACGACATCTCCGACATGCGTGACATGGTCGAGGGGGACATCCGGTTCACCGTCCCCTTCGGTCCGGCGGTGTGA
- the rplT gene encoding 50S ribosomal protein L20, with protein MARVKRAVNAQKKRRTTLEASKGYRGQRSRLYRKAKEQQLHSLTYAYRDRRARKGEFRKLWISRINAAARANDITYNRFIQGLKAAGVEVDRKVLADIAVTDPEAFTGLVEVARKALPADVNAPAA; from the coding sequence ATGGCACGCGTGAAAAGGGCGGTCAACGCCCAGAAGAAGCGTCGGACAACCCTGGAGGCTTCCAAGGGCTACCGCGGACAGCGTTCGCGTCTGTACCGCAAGGCGAAGGAGCAGCAGCTCCACTCGCTGACCTACGCCTACCGGGACCGCCGCGCCCGCAAGGGTGAGTTCCGCAAACTGTGGATCTCGCGTATCAACGCCGCGGCCCGCGCCAACGACATCACCTACAACCGCTTCATCCAGGGCCTGAAGGCCGCTGGTGTCGAGGTGGACCGCAAGGTGCTCGCCGACATCGCCGTCACCGACCCCGAGGCCTTCACCGGCCTGGTCGAGGTGGCCCGCAAGGCGCTGCCGGCCGACGTCAACGCCCCGGCGGCCTGA
- a CDS encoding DUF1844 domain-containing protein yields MTENSYSSPAPMPGGDAAAGGTDGGAGEPGPDQTDFDNVRDLADIPAIEVVTRAIVMLMSAAAEKLGLAEGADPEKVDLDEARRLITSLAGLVQASTEYLGIHAAPIRDGLQGLQLAFREASAHPDAPGEGPGEKFTGPVRERRRP; encoded by the coding sequence ATGACCGAGAACTCCTATTCGTCACCTGCACCGATGCCCGGCGGGGATGCCGCAGCGGGCGGCACAGATGGCGGCGCGGGAGAACCCGGTCCGGATCAGACCGACTTCGACAACGTCCGCGATCTCGCCGATATTCCGGCGATCGAGGTCGTCACGCGCGCGATCGTGATGCTGATGAGCGCCGCGGCGGAGAAGCTCGGTCTGGCCGAGGGCGCCGATCCGGAGAAGGTCGATCTGGACGAGGCACGCCGACTGATCACCTCGCTGGCCGGGCTCGTGCAGGCCTCGACCGAGTATCTCGGGATCCACGCCGCGCCGATCCGCGACGGGTTGCAGGGCCTGCAGCTGGCGTTCCGGGAGGCCAGCGCGCACCCGGACGCCCCGGGCGAGGGCCCTGGCGAGAAGTTCACCGGACCGGTGCGCGAGCGTCGCAGGCCGTAG
- a CDS encoding acyltransferase produces the protein MRTHLDMRAQNAARRSALPTPAELDAISGGRDRVVDLIRLSSLVVVIAGHSLMLTVVIDSDGIRLGNLLADVPVMQAATWLLQILPLFFLAGAAAATYGLRSRPTPSTGHWLLGRARRLLRPVFWYLLFVTMLLAALGMLGMPTVADAIARLGVQLLWFLGAYLLVLAIVPLLQRISTTAHVVVAIGLGWGATAAVDVARLTFGWEQAGYLSFVTVWSLPAVLGVAYAKRLLTTAQAALLVIVFLVVDVALVFFGPYEVSLVTVPGQRLSNMSPPSLLLAGHAIVLCALAIAAVRRLRAVVARPRIWWWVAVGNRGAMTLYLWHLPVLAVIIAAGELLGLTRDDPGSAMFPLIIGLQTALLLAAMVPVVAVLSGLEHSPLPWWDDPVAPTAGRSRDVTVLLAVLIVGISTLMLARTGLVDAGPVWLVAAVGGAALARAVSARTGQPAPRRHDPVV, from the coding sequence ATGCGAACTCACCTCGACATGCGGGCACAGAACGCCGCCCGACGCAGCGCCCTCCCGACCCCGGCCGAACTCGATGCGATCAGCGGTGGCCGCGACCGGGTGGTCGACCTGATCCGCCTGTCCTCGCTGGTCGTCGTCATCGCGGGGCATTCGCTGATGCTCACCGTCGTGATCGATTCCGACGGCATCCGGCTCGGCAACCTCCTCGCCGACGTCCCGGTCATGCAGGCGGCCACGTGGCTCCTGCAGATCCTCCCGCTGTTCTTCCTCGCGGGCGCGGCGGCGGCGACCTACGGACTGCGATCCCGTCCAACGCCATCGACCGGTCACTGGCTGCTGGGTCGCGCCCGCCGGCTGCTTCGCCCGGTGTTCTGGTACCTGCTGTTCGTCACGATGCTGCTCGCCGCGCTGGGCATGCTCGGCATGCCGACCGTCGCCGATGCGATCGCGCGTCTCGGCGTCCAATTGCTGTGGTTCCTCGGTGCCTACCTGCTCGTGCTCGCCATCGTGCCGCTGCTGCAGCGCATCTCGACCACCGCGCACGTCGTCGTCGCCATCGGACTCGGCTGGGGTGCGACGGCGGCCGTCGATGTCGCCCGTCTGACCTTCGGATGGGAACAGGCCGGCTACCTGTCGTTCGTGACCGTGTGGTCGCTGCCCGCCGTGCTCGGTGTCGCCTATGCGAAGCGGCTGCTGACGACCGCGCAGGCGGCGTTGCTGGTGATCGTGTTCCTCGTCGTCGACGTGGCCCTCGTATTCTTCGGCCCGTACGAGGTGTCCTTGGTGACCGTCCCGGGACAGCGTCTGTCGAACATGAGTCCGCCGAGCCTGCTGCTCGCCGGGCATGCGATCGTGCTGTGCGCCTTGGCCATCGCGGCGGTTCGCCGGCTGCGGGCCGTCGTGGCCCGACCGCGGATCTGGTGGTGGGTGGCGGTGGGCAACCGAGGTGCGATGACGCTGTATCTCTGGCACCTCCCGGTACTGGCAGTGATCATCGCCGCGGGAGAGCTGCTCGGCCTCACCCGCGACGATCCGGGCTCGGCGATGTTTCCGCTGATCATCGGCCTGCAGACGGCGCTTCTCCTGGCGGCCATGGTCCCGGTGGTCGCGGTGCTGTCGGGCCTGGAGCACAGTCCGTTGCCGTGGTGGGACGATCCGGTCGCCCCGACCGCGGGTCGATCACGCGACGTCACCGTGCTGCTCGCTGTGCTGATCGTGGGGATTTCGACCCTGATGTTGGCGCGGACGGGTCTGGTGGACGCCGGTCCGGTCTGGCTCGTCGCCGCGGTCGGCGGGGCAGCGCTGGCCCGCGCCGTCAGCGCGCGGACGGGTCAACCTGCGCCGCGTCGTCACGATCCGGTCGTCTAG
- a CDS encoding TrmH family RNA methyltransferase has product MTEILSERSSRVVSFAKLHRASVRRSEGRFLVEGANSVTSALAVGRAEVVLVPEDESSRHQQIVEAAESQGVPVFALTPRAAAKLAETDTPTGVFAICPLIDVPLAEVLAASPQLLAVAVEPREPGNVGTLIRCADAMGADGLVLLGDAVDPHNGKSVRASAGSVFHLPIARERSISAGLDAIRQAGIATLATAADGELSLDDADKILAGRCAWLFGNEAHGLADDVLHTADHRVSIPIRGRAESLNLAAAAAICLYANARVHATSGR; this is encoded by the coding sequence ATGACGGAGATCCTGTCCGAGCGCTCCTCGCGGGTCGTGTCATTTGCCAAACTCCATCGGGCGTCGGTGCGGCGCTCCGAGGGGCGATTCCTCGTAGAGGGGGCGAACTCGGTGACATCCGCGCTCGCCGTCGGGCGGGCGGAGGTCGTCCTGGTGCCCGAGGACGAATCGTCCCGGCACCAGCAGATCGTCGAGGCCGCCGAGTCGCAGGGCGTCCCGGTGTTCGCGCTGACCCCGCGTGCGGCCGCCAAGCTGGCCGAGACCGACACCCCGACAGGCGTGTTCGCGATCTGCCCGCTGATCGACGTCCCGCTGGCGGAGGTTCTCGCGGCGAGCCCGCAGCTGCTCGCGGTCGCCGTCGAGCCGCGCGAACCCGGGAACGTGGGCACCCTCATCCGATGCGCGGACGCGATGGGCGCGGACGGCCTCGTGCTGCTCGGTGACGCGGTGGACCCGCACAACGGCAAGTCCGTGCGTGCCTCGGCGGGCAGCGTCTTCCACCTGCCGATCGCCCGTGAGCGATCGATCTCCGCCGGTCTCGACGCGATCCGGCAGGCAGGCATCGCGACGCTGGCGACCGCCGCCGACGGCGAACTCTCCCTCGACGACGCCGACAAGATCCTCGCAGGTCGCTGCGCCTGGCTGTTCGGCAACGAGGCGCACGGCCTCGCCGACGACGTCCTGCACACGGCAGACCATCGGGTGTCCATCCCGATCCGTGGTCGCGCGGAGAGTCTGAATCTGGCCGCGGCGGCGGCAATCTGCCTGTACGCGAATGCGCGGGTACACGCGACCTCCGGCCGCTGA
- the rpmI gene encoding 50S ribosomal protein L35, protein MPKSKTHKGTAKRFKVTGSGKIVRQKANRRHLLEHKSSRRTRRLDGVAVVSENDAPRIKRLLNR, encoded by the coding sequence ATGCCGAAGAGCAAGACCCACAAGGGCACCGCGAAGCGATTCAAGGTCACCGGCAGCGGCAAGATCGTGCGCCAGAAGGCCAACCGCCGCCACCTGTTGGAGCACAAGTCGTCGCGCCGCACCCGTCGTCTCGACGGCGTGGCCGTCGTGAGCGAGAACGACGCCCCGCGCATCAAGCGACTGCTCAACCGCTGA
- a CDS encoding TetR/AcrR family transcriptional regulator yields the protein MGQEKRAYRSPRREAQARETRERLIAAARRLFADGGWNGTTLKAIAREAEVAEPTVYAVFGNKAGLAMALTDTVDDEADVATLVAELDAAPGPAHQLEAMARFEKRMYDGAGDIVRLLHEGARTNHDLDVAYREGLSRGDAGRRRVLSGWPTGALRAGLTLDQALDLCSLALSFEVWDHLAHRGWSSDQIAAWATAMLTREILRDQG from the coding sequence ATGGGGCAAGAGAAACGCGCATATCGGTCTCCGCGTCGGGAGGCGCAGGCCCGCGAGACGCGGGAGCGACTGATCGCCGCGGCACGGCGGCTGTTCGCCGACGGGGGATGGAACGGCACCACGCTGAAGGCGATCGCCCGCGAGGCGGAGGTCGCCGAGCCGACCGTCTACGCCGTGTTCGGCAACAAGGCGGGCCTGGCGATGGCGCTGACCGACACCGTCGACGACGAGGCGGACGTGGCCACCCTGGTGGCCGAACTCGACGCAGCGCCGGGGCCGGCGCACCAGCTCGAGGCGATGGCGCGGTTCGAGAAACGGATGTACGACGGCGCGGGCGACATCGTGCGGCTGTTACACGAGGGTGCCCGGACGAACCACGACCTCGACGTCGCGTACCGGGAAGGCCTGTCCCGCGGAGATGCGGGACGGCGGCGGGTGCTGTCGGGCTGGCCGACAGGCGCTCTCCGTGCGGGGCTCACGCTCGATCAGGCGCTGGACCTCTGCTCGCTCGCGCTGAGCTTCGAGGTCTGGGACCATCTCGCGCACCGAGGATGGTCGAGCGACCAGATCGCCGCGTGGGCCACCGCCATGCTTACCCGGGAGATCCTCCGGGATCAGGGCTGA
- the infC gene encoding translation initiation factor IF-3, with product MSTETRINERIRVPEVRLVGPNSEQVGIVRVEDALRLAYEADLDLVEVAPDARPPVCKIMDYGKFKYEAAQKQRESRRNQQMTVIKEQKLRPKIDDHDYETKKGHVVRFLEAGSKVKVTIMFRGREQSRPELGYRLLQRLGNDVADYGFIETSAKQDGRNMTMVLAPHKGAKTRQKAQQTRERGPKSAATQDEETSQ from the coding sequence ATCAGCACTGAGACCCGCATCAACGAGCGCATCCGCGTCCCTGAGGTCCGACTCGTCGGACCGAACTCGGAGCAGGTGGGCATCGTGCGTGTTGAAGATGCGCTTCGCTTGGCCTATGAGGCCGATCTCGACCTGGTCGAGGTCGCGCCCGACGCGCGCCCGCCCGTGTGCAAGATCATGGACTACGGCAAGTTCAAGTACGAAGCGGCCCAGAAGCAGCGCGAGTCGCGACGCAACCAGCAGATGACCGTCATCAAGGAGCAGAAGCTCCGCCCGAAGATCGACGACCACGACTACGAGACCAAGAAGGGTCACGTCGTCCGGTTCCTCGAGGCAGGGTCCAAGGTGAAGGTCACCATCATGTTCCGCGGCCGCGAGCAGTCCCGACCCGAGTTGGGTTACCGACTGCTCCAGCGCCTGGGCAACGACGTCGCCGACTACGGCTTCATCGAGACCTCGGCCAAGCAGGACGGCCGCAACATGACCATGGTGCTGGCACCGCACAAGGGTGCAAAGACCCGGCAGAAGGCTCAGCAAACCCGCGAACGCGGGCCGAAGTCGGCTGCCACGCAGGACGAAGAGACCAGCCAGTAA
- the uvrA gene encoding excinuclease ABC subunit UvrA — protein sequence MVDRLIVRGAREHNLRGIDVDLPRDSLIVFTGLSGSGKSSLAFDTIFAEGQRRYVESLSAYARQFLGQMDKPDVDFIEGLSPAVSIDQKSTNRNPRSTVGTITEVYDYLRLLYARAGRAHCPQCGELIAKQTPQQIVDQVLEMESGIKFQVLAPVVRTRKGEFVDLFGELQTQGFSRARIDGVVHQLTDPPKLKKQEKHDIEVVVDRLAVKPSAKQRLTDSIETALRLADGIVVLDFVDLEETDPHRERRFSERMACPNGHPIAIDDLEPRSFSFNSPYGACPECDGLGVRKEVDEELVVPDAELSLSEGAIAPWSGGHNADYFLRLMSGLADQMGFDVDTPWRKLPAKARNAILNGSDHQVHVKFRNRYGRTRSYYTEFEGVLSFLARRMDQTESEQMKERYEGYMRDVPCPACQGARLRPEILSVTLDHPTYGPMSIAQVCALSVSECADYLNGLRLDKRQQAIAGRVLKEVQARITFLLDVGLEYLSLSRAAGSLSGGEAQRIRLATQIGSGLAGVLYVLDEPSIGLHQRDNRRLIETLTRLRDLGNTLIVVEHDEDTIRAADWIVDIGPRAGEHGGEVVHSGSYKDLLKNRRSLTGAYLSGRDELPVPAIRRPISRRKLLTVVGAREHNLRGIDVAFPLGVLTAVTGVSGSGKSTLVNDILATVLANKLNGARQVPGRHTRVKGLDHLDKLVQVDQSPIGRTPRSNPATYTGVFDKIRTLFAATTEAKVRGYQPGRFSFNVKGGRCEACTGEGTIKIEMNFLPDVYVPCEVCHGARYNRETLEVHYKGKTISEVLDMPIEEAAEFFEPVTSIHRYLKTLVDVGLGYVRLGQPAPTLSGGEAQRVKLAAELQKRSTGRTVYILDEPTTGLHFEDIKKLLGVISGLVDKGNSVIVIEHNLDVIKTADWVIDMGPEGGTGGGEVVAEGTPEDIALEPLSHTGKFLSGILDLDEAVASAG from the coding sequence GTCCCTCTCGGCGTACGCCCGCCAGTTCCTCGGCCAGATGGACAAGCCGGACGTCGACTTCATCGAGGGGTTGTCGCCGGCCGTCTCCATCGACCAGAAGTCGACCAACCGCAACCCGCGGTCGACCGTGGGAACCATCACGGAGGTCTACGACTACCTCCGCCTCCTGTACGCACGGGCCGGGCGCGCGCACTGCCCGCAGTGCGGTGAGTTGATCGCCAAGCAGACCCCGCAGCAGATCGTCGACCAGGTCCTCGAGATGGAGTCGGGCATCAAGTTCCAGGTGCTCGCGCCGGTCGTGCGTACCCGTAAGGGCGAGTTCGTCGACCTGTTCGGCGAATTGCAGACACAGGGCTTCTCGCGTGCCCGCATCGACGGTGTGGTCCACCAACTGACCGATCCGCCGAAGCTGAAGAAGCAGGAGAAGCACGACATCGAGGTCGTCGTCGACCGGCTCGCGGTGAAGCCCAGCGCCAAGCAGCGACTCACCGACTCGATCGAGACCGCGCTACGCCTCGCCGACGGCATCGTGGTGCTCGACTTCGTGGACCTCGAGGAGACCGACCCGCATCGCGAACGCCGGTTCTCCGAGCGGATGGCGTGTCCGAACGGTCACCCGATCGCCATCGACGATCTCGAACCGCGGTCGTTCTCGTTCAACTCGCCCTACGGCGCCTGCCCCGAGTGCGACGGTCTCGGCGTGCGTAAGGAGGTCGACGAGGAGCTGGTGGTGCCCGATGCCGAGCTCTCGCTGTCCGAGGGGGCGATCGCACCCTGGTCCGGCGGGCACAACGCCGACTACTTCTTGCGGCTGATGAGCGGACTGGCCGACCAGATGGGGTTCGACGTCGACACCCCGTGGCGCAAACTGCCGGCAAAGGCGCGCAACGCGATCCTCAACGGCAGCGATCACCAGGTGCACGTCAAGTTCCGAAATCGGTACGGCCGCACCAGGTCCTACTACACCGAGTTCGAGGGTGTGCTCTCGTTCCTCGCCCGCCGGATGGATCAGACCGAGTCGGAGCAGATGAAGGAGCGCTACGAGGGCTACATGCGCGACGTGCCGTGCCCGGCATGTCAGGGTGCTCGGCTGCGTCCGGAGATTCTTTCCGTCACCCTCGATCACCCCACCTATGGACCGATGTCGATCGCACAGGTCTGTGCGCTGTCGGTGTCCGAGTGTGCCGACTACCTCAACGGTTTGCGCCTCGACAAGCGTCAGCAGGCCATCGCCGGTCGCGTCCTCAAGGAGGTGCAGGCGAGAATCACCTTCCTGCTCGACGTCGGCCTGGAGTACCTGTCGTTGTCGCGTGCCGCGGGTTCGTTGTCCGGTGGGGAGGCACAGCGGATCCGGTTGGCGACCCAGATCGGATCCGGTCTGGCCGGTGTGCTCTACGTGCTCGACGAGCCGTCCATCGGTCTGCATCAGCGCGACAACCGTCGTCTCATCGAAACCCTCACGCGGCTGCGGGATCTCGGTAACACGCTGATCGTCGTCGAGCACGACGAGGACACCATCCGGGCCGCGGATTGGATCGTCGACATCGGCCCGCGCGCCGGTGAACACGGCGGCGAGGTGGTGCACAGCGGTAGCTACAAGGATCTTTTGAAGAACCGTCGGTCGCTGACCGGTGCCTACCTGTCCGGTCGCGACGAGTTGCCGGTCCCCGCCATCCGACGGCCGATCTCGCGCAGGAAGCTGCTGACGGTCGTCGGTGCGCGGGAACACAACCTGCGCGGGATCGACGTGGCGTTCCCGCTCGGCGTGCTGACCGCGGTCACCGGCGTCTCGGGTTCGGGGAAGTCGACCCTCGTCAACGACATCCTCGCCACGGTGCTCGCCAACAAACTCAACGGCGCACGTCAGGTGCCGGGCCGGCACACCCGCGTCAAGGGCCTCGACCACCTCGACAAGTTGGTGCAGGTCGACCAGTCGCCGATCGGCCGGACGCCGCGGTCGAACCCGGCGACCTATACGGGTGTGTTCGACAAGATCCGCACCTTGTTCGCCGCGACCACGGAGGCGAAGGTGCGCGGCTATCAGCCGGGCCGGTTCTCGTTCAACGTCAAGGGCGGGCGCTGCGAGGCGTGCACCGGCGAGGGCACCATCAAGATCGAGATGAACTTCCTGCCCGACGTCTACGTGCCGTGCGAGGTGTGTCACGGGGCTCGCTACAACCGCGAGACGCTCGAGGTGCACTACAAGGGCAAGACCATCTCCGAGGTGCTCGACATGCCGATCGAGGAGGCCGCGGAGTTCTTCGAGCCGGTCACCTCGATCCACCGTTACCTCAAGACGTTGGTCGACGTGGGGCTCGGCTACGTGCGCCTCGGTCAGCCGGCACCCACGCTGTCCGGCGGCGAGGCGCAGCGCGTCAAGCTCGCCGCGGAACTGCAGAAGCGGTCCACGGGTCGCACGGTCTACATCCTGGACGAGCCGACGACCGGCCTGCACTTCGAGGACATCAAGAAGCTCCTCGGCGTGATCAGTGGTCTCGTGGACAAGGGCAACTCGGTGATCGTCATCGAACACAACCTCGACGTCATCAAGACCGCCGACTGGGTCATCGACATGGGACCCGAGGGCGGTACCGGTGGTGGCGAGGTGGTGGCCGAGGGGACACCCGAGGACATCGCCCTGGAACCGTTGAGCCACACCGGCAAGTTCCTCTCGGGCATCCTCGACCTCGATGAGGCGGTGGCGTCGGCGGGCTGA
- a CDS encoding PspA domain-containing protein — translation MSSQTPQEPNPDIVDGEVVPESAPVSSVPTTTPAPPASPTPGYVPPVTDPNYSASGVPTFDFVRDKIENRISTAIGSKELAEGGPEGQQVDEMMRKRDEAAKKKLDEIRKSMGR, via the coding sequence GTGAGCAGCCAGACACCCCAGGAGCCGAACCCCGACATCGTCGACGGCGAGGTCGTGCCCGAATCTGCCCCGGTGTCGTCGGTGCCGACCACCACGCCGGCTCCCCCGGCGTCGCCGACCCCGGGTTACGTCCCGCCGGTGACCGACCCCAACTACAGCGCGTCGGGCGTGCCGACCTTCGATTTCGTCCGCGACAAGATCGAGAACCGGATCTCCACCGCCATCGGCTCCAAGGAACTCGCCGAGGGCGGCCCGGAGGGCCAACAGGTCGACGAGATGATGCGCAAGCGCGACGAGGCCGCGAAGAAGAAACTGGACGAGATCCGGAAGTCCATGGGGCGCTGA